The following are encoded together in the Erpetoichthys calabaricus chromosome 16, fErpCal1.3, whole genome shotgun sequence genome:
- the LOC114666767 gene encoding microtubule nucleation factor SSNA1-like, with amino-acid sequence MAQQGAALQNYNTELVKCFEELCSKRDELNIQIVKQEREKVKLQNDIRLLTEKLCVVNESLACKLAARNDFNRTITETEAAYMKILESSQTLLNLLKKEAGNLRKSADQRGYSKMTSHKE; translated from the coding sequence ATGGCACAGCAGGGAGCAGCGCTGCAGAACTACAACACGGAGCTGGTCAAATGCTTTGAGGAGCTCTGCTCCAAGCGCGATGAGCTCAACATACAGATTGtgaagcaagagagagaaaaggtgaAGTTACAGAATGACATCCGCCTCCTGACAGAAAAGTTGTGCGTGGTTAATGAGAGCCTGGCATGTAAGTTGGCAGCCCGTAACGACTTCAACCGCACAATCACTGAGACAGAAGCGGCCTATATGAAGATACTGGAGAGCTCGCAGACCCTGCTGAACCTACTGAAGAAAGAGGCTGGAAACTTAAGGAAAAGTGCAGATCAGCGTGGCTACAGCAAAATGACTTCACACAAAGAATAG